The Rissa tridactyla isolate bRisTri1 chromosome 1, bRisTri1.patW.cur.20221130, whole genome shotgun sequence DNA segment AGCCAGGGGTCGCGGGGGCCGCCCCAGAGCCCACCCCCCCTCGCCACGGCATGAGGAGCCTCCAGGCGGTGAGTACAGGCAGGCGGGACCCTGAGCCCCACAGGCAGCGCCCCACACTTCGGGGTCGGACCCACACCCATTGCCCCACACCTCGGGGTCAGACCCCACACACATCGCCCCACACATGGGGGTCAGCCCCACGTGCATCTCCCTGCACCTCAGGGTCAGACTCCAGACCCATCACCCCACACCCTGGGGTCGGACCCACACACATTGCCCCACATGTGGGGGTGCAGGTCCCCTCAGATGCGCACGGACAGCACACGTACCCCCCATCCATGGGGCCGCGGGGcacagccccacagcatccccccatggggcagggtgggggctgGCGCAGCTCAGCACTGCGGCTGCTGCCTTTTCAGGGGGGTAGGGGGGTGGAGACCCCCCCGATGCCCTCCCTGCGGTGGGGGTGCCAGCCCCACGGGAGCAAGTGAACACTCACCCCATAGCGGGTGAcatgctgtggggctgggggggagggggtcccgCAGCCACGGCGGGGGGGTGCCAGTGCCATGCCGTGCCACACGTTCAGAATCTTCCTTTGGTGATGGCGGGGGCTCCCTACCCTTTGGGGAACACGGCCTGCCCCCCCCCGGGTGTTCTCTGTCACCCCACTGACCGAGCCCGGCCTTTCACCCCCCAGGACGCCAACCCCCCCGAGGGGCCCGAGTCCGGCAAGGCCAAGTCCGAGTACCGCAACTACAGGGTGAGCCCGGGCAGGTCACCCTGCCCTTGGGACGGGTGCTGACCCCCAGGCGGGGGGGTCCTGGGTGTCCCTCATACAGTCCCCGCCTGGGGGACGCTGGGCGGGTCCCGCACCCCCCTGGAGCCCCCGCCCCGAGCCTGCTGCCGCGCCgcaggaggggaagctgctggACCGCGTCTACAACACCTACCTGCAGATGCACACCCACCAGACCGTCGACTTCGTCCGCAAGAAGGTGTGAGCTCCCACCCCGCACCCCACCGCTGCGGGTCCCaccctgccgggggggggggggcccccactccccgcaccgccccggggagGGTCCCGAGGGGTCCCCAGCGCCCACCATGTCCCCAGAGCGCCGAGTACGGGAGCTGTTCCCTGCGCAAGATGGGCGCCATGGAggcgctggagctgctggaccaGCTGGTGGATGAGTCCGACCCCGACGTGGACTTCCCCAACTCCTACCACGCATACCAAACCGCCGAGGGCATCCGCAGGGCCCACCCCGACAAAGGTGGGgccgctgaccccccccccccggtgacGTGGAGCCCCCATGGGGCCACGTCCCGCGGCGGGTGACGGCCCCGCTTGCCCCCAGACTGGTTCCACCTCGTGGGGCTGCTGCACGACCTGGGGAAGGTCCTGGCACTGTTCGGGGAGCCCCAGGTGAGCAGGGACCCATCTGCATCGCCCCACACCTCGGGGTCAGACCCATGCGCATCACCCCACACCTTGGAGTCAGCCCCACACTCATCGCCCCACACTTCAGGGTCGGCCGCACAGGCATCACCCTACATGCTGGGGTGGGCCCCACACTTCGGGGTCGGACCCACACTCATCGCCCCACACCTCGAGGTTGGACCCATCTGCATCGCCCCACACCTTGGGGTTGACCCACATGCACCACCCCACACCTTGGGGGCGGACCCACAGCCacggcagggagcgggcaggccGTGGTACAAGCCCCCCAGGGACACCTGTCGCCCCCCCCGCAGTGGGCCGTGGTGGGGGACACCTTCCCTGTGGGCTGCAAGGTGCAGAAGTCCGTGGTCTTCGGGGACACCACCTTCCATGACAACCCCGACACCAGAGACCCCCTGTACAGGTGAGGCTGGACCCCCGGCCAGGGCGCCGCGGGGCGCCATGTTGCAGgcagggggtgtggggaggggtccagccccgagccccccatgcggctccctccccagcaccgagTACGGGATGTACCAGCCCCGCTGCGGCCTGGAGAACGTCCTCATGTCCTGGGGACACGACGGTAAGGAccggg contains these protein-coding regions:
- the MIOX gene encoding inositol oxygenase isoform X2, with product MRSLQADANPPEGPESGKAKSEYRNYREGKLLDRVYNTYLQMHTHQTVDFVRKKSAEYGSCSLRKMGAMEALELLDQLVDESDPDVDFPNSYHAYQTAEGIRRAHPDKDWFHLVGLLHDLGKVLALFGEPQWAVVGDTFPVGCKVQKSVVFGDTTFHDNPDTRDPLYSTEYGMYQPRCGLENVLMSWGHDEYMYRVMKVNRFALPKEAFYMVRFHSFYPWHAHGDYLHLCSEEDLRMLPWVRELNKFDLYTKQEELPDVQQLRGYYQSLIDKYCPGQLCW
- the MIOX gene encoding inositol oxygenase isoform X1 — protein: MAGAPYPLGNTACPPPGVLCHPTDRARPFTPQDANPPEGPESGKAKSEYRNYREGKLLDRVYNTYLQMHTHQTVDFVRKKSAEYGSCSLRKMGAMEALELLDQLVDESDPDVDFPNSYHAYQTAEGIRRAHPDKDWFHLVGLLHDLGKVLALFGEPQWAVVGDTFPVGCKVQKSVVFGDTTFHDNPDTRDPLYSTEYGMYQPRCGLENVLMSWGHDEYMYRVMKVNRFALPKEAFYMVRFHSFYPWHAHGDYLHLCSEEDLRMLPWVRELNKFDLYTKQEELPDVQQLRGYYQSLIDKYCPGQLCW